The following coding sequences are from one Natrarchaeobaculum sulfurireducens window:
- a CDS encoding alkaline phosphatase family protein produces MSGSTPTSERAFVLGLDGVPWRLVEQWCNAGELPNFERLREEGAAGPLESTTPPTTPLAWPSIATGVWPDKHGIYGFQNLSSSYSHEMYTSRDLKQPTLWEQLSPAHVGNVPLTFPASEIDGTMVTGMVTPSTEKTFTHPPELGEEIERRIPDYEISINYPDYANRLEAFEGAIDEMLANRRELMRLQMDQAGDDWQLFFFVYTAPDRFQHLVWDMDRLLAHYTQLDEIIGEVIEYTDRHDATLFVVSDHGFGEIDELVYVNHILEREGYLFRREDEGARGALASLGLSRDRIKDALRRVGISEERLVSTLPRTLLDSVAEQLPGEHALYDVDFERTAAFVHDAGNCYINDTERFEDGVVDPTDVPQLKAELVALFESVTDDDGNDLLVVKDGDELFPNDDGSPDLIVNAVDGYESRNAITDEPIGETGTYAASHRSTGILLCRGPPIEAGASLRGARVVDVAPTLLHGIGQPVPREADGRVLFDALDPEAVPSRTKVQRTTLTRANRGNEAVEEDFTDVEDRLKGLGYME; encoded by the coding sequence ATGAGCGGATCCACACCTACGTCAGAACGAGCGTTCGTCCTCGGTCTCGACGGCGTCCCGTGGCGACTCGTCGAACAGTGGTGCAACGCCGGAGAACTGCCGAACTTCGAGCGGCTGCGCGAGGAGGGTGCCGCCGGCCCGCTCGAGAGCACGACGCCCCCGACGACGCCACTGGCCTGGCCGTCGATCGCGACCGGCGTCTGGCCGGACAAACACGGGATCTACGGCTTCCAGAACCTCTCGTCGTCGTACTCTCACGAGATGTACACGAGCCGTGATCTCAAACAGCCGACGCTGTGGGAGCAACTCTCACCGGCGCACGTCGGCAACGTCCCGTTGACGTTCCCGGCGAGCGAGATCGACGGCACCATGGTCACGGGAATGGTGACGCCATCGACGGAAAAGACGTTCACCCATCCGCCGGAACTCGGCGAGGAGATCGAGCGCCGGATTCCCGACTACGAGATCAGTATCAACTATCCCGACTACGCGAACCGACTCGAGGCGTTCGAGGGAGCGATCGACGAGATGCTCGCGAACCGCCGCGAACTGATGCGCCTGCAGATGGACCAGGCGGGTGACGACTGGCAACTGTTTTTCTTCGTCTACACCGCTCCCGACCGCTTCCAGCATCTGGTCTGGGACATGGACCGACTGCTGGCTCACTACACACAACTCGACGAGATCATCGGCGAAGTCATCGAGTACACCGATCGTCACGACGCGACGCTGTTCGTCGTCTCCGACCACGGCTTCGGTGAGATCGACGAACTCGTCTACGTCAACCACATCCTCGAGCGGGAAGGCTACCTCTTCCGCCGCGAGGACGAGGGTGCACGGGGAGCGCTCGCCAGCCTCGGCCTCTCCCGTGATCGGATCAAAGATGCACTTCGACGCGTCGGGATCTCCGAAGAGCGACTCGTCTCGACGCTGCCCCGAACGTTGCTCGATTCGGTTGCCGAACAGCTTCCCGGCGAGCACGCCCTCTACGACGTGGACTTCGAACGCACCGCCGCGTTCGTCCACGACGCGGGCAACTGTTACATCAACGACACCGAGCGGTTCGAAGACGGCGTCGTCGACCCGACCGACGTGCCCCAGCTCAAAGCTGAACTCGTGGCGCTCTTCGAGTCGGTTACCGACGATGACGGAAACGACCTGCTCGTCGTCAAAGACGGCGACGAACTGTTTCCGAACGACGACGGCTCGCCCGACCTGATCGTCAACGCAGTCGACGGCTACGAGTCGCGGAACGCGATCACGGACGAACCGATCGGCGAGACCGGTACCTACGCTGCAAGCCACCGCAGTACGGGTATCCTCCTCTGTCGCGGACCGCCGATCGAGGCCGGGGCCTCCCTCCGTGGCGCCCGCGTGGTCGACGTCGCACCGACGCTCTTACACGGGATCGGCCAGCCCGTCCCACGGGAGGCCGACGGTCGCGTCCTCTTCGACGCGCTCGATCCCGAGGCGGTCCCCTCGAGAACGAAGGTCCAACGGACAACCCTCACGCGGGCGAACCGGGGCAACGAAGCGGTCGAAGAGGACTTCACCGACGTCGAAGATCGACTGAAGGGCCTCGGCTACATGGAGTAA
- a CDS encoding polysaccharide deacetylase family protein, whose protein sequence is MGSVVFSLDAELGWGFHDLAEPPVQRVEAGRRGWEHCLELFEEFDVPATWAIVGHLLLESCDGRHAAHPAPAGWFERERTDWRDREDLRFAPDLVDAVLASSVDHEFASHSFSHVLFGQPEVDREIAAAELERAVDLAAEWDQSIDSFVYPRNDIGHRDVLAEYGVRAYRGRSPTRDGVRGLFDAAVRSQSPLVRPTVDEYGLVNVPASLFLFGFEGPARTVTESVWTDPMVLQARRGIDEAAARDGIFHIWFHPNNLTRPRDARRLRTILAYVDRTRRGTGLEVETMADVARRIDRKRGIDGGTVASSGGLERRP, encoded by the coding sequence ATGGGTAGTGTCGTCTTCTCGCTCGACGCCGAACTCGGCTGGGGCTTTCACGACTTGGCGGAGCCGCCGGTCCAACGGGTCGAAGCGGGGCGACGTGGGTGGGAGCACTGTCTCGAGCTGTTCGAGGAGTTCGACGTGCCAGCGACCTGGGCCATCGTTGGCCACCTGTTGCTCGAGTCCTGTGACGGCCGACACGCAGCCCACCCGGCACCGGCAGGCTGGTTCGAGCGAGAGCGAACCGACTGGCGCGACCGCGAGGACCTCCGCTTTGCCCCCGACTTAGTCGACGCGGTGCTCGCCTCGTCGGTCGACCACGAGTTCGCGAGTCACTCTTTTTCGCACGTCCTCTTCGGCCAGCCCGAGGTCGATCGCGAGATCGCCGCCGCCGAACTCGAGCGAGCGGTCGACCTCGCCGCCGAGTGGGACCAGTCGATCGACTCGTTCGTCTATCCTCGAAACGACATCGGCCACCGGGACGTCCTCGCCGAGTACGGAGTCCGTGCATACCGCGGCCGGTCGCCGACCAGAGACGGCGTTCGTGGACTCTTCGATGCGGCCGTCCGCAGCCAGTCGCCGCTGGTCCGACCGACCGTCGACGAGTACGGCCTCGTGAACGTTCCGGCCTCGCTGTTCCTCTTCGGGTTCGAAGGACCCGCTCGAACGGTCACCGAATCGGTCTGGACGGACCCAATGGTGCTTCAGGCCCGTCGTGGAATCGACGAGGCGGCCGCCCGTGACGGGATCTTCCACATCTGGTTTCACCCGAACAACCTGACGCGACCGCGGGACGCCCGCCGCCTGCGAACGATCCTCGCCTACGTCGACCGAACCCGACGCGGGACGGGACTCGAGGTCGAGACGATGGCCGACGTCGCTCGTCGAATCGACCGAAAACGCGGCATCGATGGCGGCACGGTCGCCTCGAGCGGCGGTCTCGAACGCCGACCGTAG
- a CDS encoding rhomboid family intramembrane serine protease — MVVSPAQIALAVTIVAVSAIVWYLEGRKQWRSRLEARFVYGVPWGTLLTVSIVVGFYLLAQSGLRHWSEPVTFPFITWSYFYPMGQLTAGIAHGSPGHLASNMAATLAFAPLVEYAWGHYPPGQSSSRPEADAPLEARADGMDSDRGLLARPWVRALVVVPVAFLGVAVVTAVFAAGPGLGFSGAVYAIAGFALVVFPLWAVVAVVATGTISTLGQALSQPVLTATIEPGPPGPPAWAGVGFQAHLLGFLIGVVLAVALLRHRNQRRSLERVFFATVLFGIAQSLWLLVWSADGTFVRYQAVGVSMVLTLAVLVAVAAGGSDRSLFGDLVADGHGPSRRLLGLGWLAFIGLGAGFGLAAAAVTGLPLGPVALGLLMVSFLLAIPALPSVVRGPTGPLERRQAAVALLLVMTVLVAFPSVPLNMLAVDDTGLEDEVDATLEVDGYTVAYGENVTSGQGPILEPEAIDEQAEDGLDLTQTGVIVVDETRQLWTVGVPPEGLAYEGTETVELGGVGSHEQVAVERTGWDVVGNTTAYAVDLEHDDETIRSYASDPVVATARLDGHEVAVEPTDDAFALSVISDGSSVGETEIPSVNESATVGDLQFSTEETDDVVKVVGTSADGDTEVTVATREEYGGEWS; from the coding sequence ATGGTGGTTTCACCCGCACAGATCGCGCTGGCCGTGACGATCGTCGCCGTCTCCGCGATCGTCTGGTATCTCGAGGGCCGAAAGCAGTGGCGCTCGCGACTCGAAGCGCGGTTCGTCTACGGCGTTCCCTGGGGGACGCTTCTCACCGTCTCGATCGTCGTCGGATTCTATCTCCTCGCCCAGAGCGGACTCCGTCACTGGAGCGAGCCGGTCACGTTCCCGTTTATCACGTGGTCGTACTTCTACCCGATGGGCCAACTGACGGCCGGGATCGCCCACGGCTCGCCGGGGCACCTCGCCTCGAACATGGCTGCGACCCTCGCGTTCGCGCCGCTCGTCGAGTACGCCTGGGGGCACTATCCGCCGGGTCAGTCCTCGAGCCGACCGGAGGCCGACGCCCCGCTCGAGGCTCGAGCGGACGGGATGGACAGCGACCGTGGCCTCCTGGCTCGGCCCTGGGTTCGGGCGCTGGTCGTCGTTCCCGTCGCTTTCCTCGGCGTCGCGGTGGTGACGGCCGTCTTCGCGGCAGGCCCCGGGCTCGGATTCTCGGGGGCCGTCTACGCCATCGCGGGATTCGCCCTCGTCGTCTTTCCCCTCTGGGCGGTCGTCGCCGTGGTCGCGACCGGCACGATTTCGACGCTCGGTCAGGCGTTGAGCCAGCCCGTCCTCACGGCGACGATCGAGCCGGGGCCGCCGGGGCCGCCAGCCTGGGCCGGAGTCGGCTTTCAGGCCCACCTGCTCGGCTTCCTGATCGGGGTCGTCCTCGCGGTCGCGCTCTTGCGCCACCGCAATCAGCGCCGATCGCTCGAGCGGGTGTTCTTCGCGACGGTGCTGTTCGGAATCGCCCAGAGTCTCTGGTTGCTCGTCTGGAGTGCCGACGGGACGTTCGTACGCTATCAGGCCGTCGGGGTCTCGATGGTCCTGACCCTCGCGGTTCTGGTGGCGGTCGCCGCCGGAGGGAGCGACCGGTCGCTCTTCGGTGATCTCGTCGCCGACGGCCACGGCCCGAGCCGTCGCCTGCTCGGCCTCGGCTGGCTCGCATTCATCGGGCTCGGCGCTGGCTTCGGGCTTGCAGCCGCCGCCGTGACTGGACTGCCGTTAGGGCCAGTCGCGCTCGGTCTCCTGATGGTCTCGTTCCTGCTCGCGATTCCGGCGCTCCCGTCGGTCGTCCGCGGCCCCACAGGGCCGCTCGAGCGTCGTCAGGCCGCCGTTGCCCTCCTGCTCGTTATGACGGTCCTCGTCGCGTTCCCGAGCGTTCCCTTGAACATGTTGGCGGTCGACGATACCGGCCTCGAAGACGAGGTCGACGCCACCCTCGAGGTCGACGGCTACACGGTCGCCTACGGGGAGAACGTCACGAGCGGCCAGGGACCGATCCTCGAGCCGGAGGCGATCGACGAGCAAGCCGAGGACGGGCTCGATCTGACCCAGACGGGTGTGATCGTCGTCGACGAGACGCGGCAGCTCTGGACCGTCGGCGTCCCACCGGAGGGCCTCGCCTACGAGGGCACGGAGACCGTCGAACTCGGCGGCGTCGGCTCGCACGAACAGGTCGCCGTCGAACGAACCGGCTGGGACGTCGTCGGAAATACGACCGCGTACGCCGTCGACCTCGAGCACGACGACGAAACCATCAGGTCCTACGCTTCCGACCCCGTTGTGGCGACCGCGCGACTGGATGGCCACGAGGTTGCCGTCGAACCGACCGACGACGCGTTCGCCCTCTCCGTGATCAGTGACGGCTCGAGCGTCGGAGAAACGGAGATTCCGTCAGTCAACGAGTCGGCGACGGTCGGTGACCTACAGTTCAGCACCGAGGAGACCGACGACGTCGTGAAAGTCGTCGGGACGAGCGCCGACGGTGACACCGAAGTGACAGTCGCGACGCGCGAGGAGTACGGCGGCGAGTGGTCGTAG
- a CDS encoding Gfo/Idh/MocA family protein, protein MAPALRSRWTDSSALSLGILGVGNIGTVHLKSALAMDGVDVVAAADAVPENRRRAERAGVPRTYDEYGTLLEAEALDAAVVALPPFLHADAVEQAAAAGVDVFVEKPLARSTEEADRLLEAARAAGISVGVDHTLRYQPDVKGVKREYDEGRVGQVPYASMTRVNDFPFGRPPAETAPPSWAHDPDLAGGGSLVELGVHCFDVLEWLFGEVDVDGADVDRTLDSPVEDAATVLLRAPETATTISLHCGTYQWEDLPEVNTRLRLEGVTGTISNTDHLPGNFYASAATAALRNTASRLTLGDPDVFGPTFYLQAHYEALLAFCEAIREDETPPVDGADGRRALELAETAYDLAEASDDAIETPEVRP, encoded by the coding sequence ATGGCACCTGCACTTCGCAGTCGGTGGACCGACTCGAGCGCGCTCTCGCTCGGGATTCTCGGGGTCGGAAACATCGGCACAGTTCACCTGAAGTCGGCACTCGCGATGGACGGCGTCGACGTGGTCGCGGCCGCCGACGCCGTTCCCGAAAATCGGCGTCGGGCCGAACGCGCTGGCGTCCCCCGGACGTACGACGAGTACGGGACGTTACTCGAGGCCGAGGCGCTCGATGCGGCGGTCGTTGCGTTGCCGCCGTTCTTGCACGCCGACGCGGTCGAGCAGGCCGCTGCGGCTGGCGTCGACGTCTTCGTCGAGAAACCGCTGGCGCGCTCGACCGAGGAAGCCGACCGGCTGCTCGAGGCCGCCAGGGCCGCCGGGATTTCCGTCGGCGTCGATCACACGCTCCGCTATCAGCCCGACGTCAAGGGCGTCAAACGGGAGTACGACGAGGGACGCGTTGGTCAGGTTCCCTACGCCTCGATGACGCGGGTGAACGACTTTCCGTTCGGCCGGCCGCCGGCCGAGACCGCGCCGCCGTCGTGGGCACACGACCCCGACCTCGCCGGCGGCGGATCGCTGGTCGAACTCGGCGTCCACTGTTTCGACGTCCTCGAGTGGCTCTTCGGCGAGGTCGACGTCGATGGGGCCGACGTCGACCGAACGCTCGACTCCCCCGTCGAAGACGCTGCCACGGTCCTGTTGCGAGCTCCCGAGACGGCGACGACGATCTCGCTTCACTGTGGCACCTACCAGTGGGAGGACCTCCCCGAGGTCAACACCCGGCTGCGACTCGAGGGAGTGACGGGAACGATCAGTAACACCGACCACCTGCCGGGGAATTTCTACGCGAGCGCGGCGACGGCCGCGCTGCGAAACACCGCGAGCCGTCTCACTCTGGGCGATCCCGACGTCTTCGGCCCGACGTTCTACCTGCAGGCACACTACGAGGCGCTGTTGGCGTTCTGTGAGGCCATCCGCGAGGACGAAACGCCGCCAGTCGACGGTGCCGACGGCAGACGAGCGCTCGAGCTCGCGGAGACGGCCTACGACCTCGCCGAAGCCTCGGATGACGCCATCGAAACGCCGGAGGTACGGCCATGA